One Candidatus Nanopelagicales bacterium genomic window, AGGGCGAGTCGCGCGGGCTGCAGCGGTCGGTGACGCTGGCGGAGGTGCGGTCGGCGGGCGCGGCGTACCTGAAGACGTTCGACGACGACCCGAGGGGGGCGTCGCGGTCGCTGACGGCGCGCATCGTCGATCCCATGGCCGAGCGGGAGGGCAAGCACCGCTGGGTCGACACCACGCCCACCAACGTCATCAAGGCGGATGGGCTGGAGGCGCTGTTCCCGGACCTGTCGTTGGTGCACATCATGCGTGACGGCCGGGACACCGCGGCGTCGATCGTGACGCAGACGTGGGGGCCGGACGACCTGCTGTCGGCGTTGCGCTGGTGGGGCGAGCGGATGCGGGAGGCGCACCGCGGGCTGTCCAAGGCGTCCCCCGGGAAGGTCCTGGTGCTCCAGCTGGAGGATCTGGCCGCACGGGACCGGGAGGCGACGCTGCGGCGGCTGCTGGACTTCCTGGGGCTGGAGCCGGACCCGGCGCAGAAGGCGTGGTTCGACGAGCGACTGACCCCGGCGCGCTCGCACGCGGGGCGCTGGCGGACGGGGCTCACCGGGGCCGAGCAGGAGCGGGTCGAGGCGGAGTACGCCGCGATCCTGGCCCGGCTGGACTCCCTCGGCGCGCCGCGGCCGGTCTGAGGGGCCTGGCTCTCCGTGTCCGCTGCGCGGCTGGTGCTGGCGTCGGCGTCCCCGGCGCGGCTGCGGCTGCTGCGGGACGCGGGGGTGTCCCCCGTGGTGCGGGTGAGCTCGGTGGACGAGCCTGCGCTCCTGGCGTCGCTGCCCGCCGCGGTGCGCGACGACCCGGTCGAGCACTGCCGGACGCTGGCGCGGGCGAAGGCGCTCGACGTGGCCTCTGTGCTGGCCGCTGATGACTCGTACCGGGACTGCTTCGTGGTGGGCTGCGACTCGGTGCTGGACGTGGCCGGGGTTCCGTACGGCAAGCCCGCCGACGCCGCGGAGGCGTTGTGGCGCTGGGAGAACCAGCTGTCCGGTCGCTCGGCGGTGTTGCGCACCGGGCACGCGGTGGTGCGGCTGTCCGACGGCGTGGCGGTCGACGCGGTCGAGTCGACGGTGGTGCACTTCGCGTCCCCGTCGGCGGCCGAGGTAGCGGCGTACGTCGCGACCGGGGAGCCGGTGAAGGTGGCGGGGGCGTTCACGCTGGACGGCCTAGCCGCGCCGTTCGTGCGCGGGGTGGAGGGCGACCCGTCGAACGTGGTCGGTCTCTCGCTGCCACGACTGCGGTTGCTGCTTGCCGACCTGGGCCTGCGGTGGCCCGAGTTGTGGCACTCGTTCCCCGCCCCCGCGGGGAGGGGTGCCGAGGATGCGGACCCCCCCAGCTGAGCCGTCCGCATCCCCAGCACCCGCGACAGGACGGTAGTGACCCCCTGTAGCAGAGGCGCGGGTCGCTCACCCGAACGGGGTCATCCGAAGCGGCGGCCTGGCTCACCGAACGTACGAGGCGTCACCGCAGCGCACCGGGCACGTCACGCCGTGTGATCGAATCGCCGTGGTAGGGCTTGCCGCCGCGATGGGCCGCCGGGAACCGAAACGGGTCCCGCGGGGGTCACACTGGAGCGCGGCACCGCCCGTGCCCGGCACCACGGTGCCCGGCGCCCCGTGCCACCCAACCCCGCGCCGGCGCAGGTCGTGCCGGCGCCCGACGCCAGGAGACCCGTGCCCCCCCAGGACGAGAACGCTCCCGAGGCCGCGAGCCGGGCCGGCTCCCGCCCCCGGAGTCGACGCCGCGTCTGGTGGGCCCTCGGGCTGGTCGCCGCGTTGCTGCTGGCAGCAGCGGGTTGGTTCGGCTGGGGACTGGCAGGCTCCGCGCGGACGATCCAGCAGGCGGCTGGGCAGGCTCGCTCGGACATCGCGGCAGCCCAGCAGTCCTTGGAGGACGGCGACTACCAAGCGGCAGCGGAGGCCGCCGCCAGCGCGGACGCGGCCGTGGCCACGGCGCGGGAGGCGGCGGACGCTCCACAGGTCCGGCTCCTTGCCGCCCTCCCGGTGGTGGGTCAGCCGGCGCGGGACCTCGACCACCTGATCGCCGCGGCCGAGGAGCTGTCGACCGGGGCCGCGGACGTGGTGGACGCGTACGGCCAGGCCAGCGGGCAGGCCGACGGTGCCACCCCGGTCTTCACCGACGGCAGGGTCGACCTGCCCCGGCTGGAGGACCTGATCGGCTCGGTGGAGTCCGCCCAGTCACGTCTGATCACCGCGGAGGACCAGCTGCGCCAGGTTGAGGCCACCTTCCCCGGGACCGTCGTCCTCGCCGAGGCGAGGGACGAGGCGCTGGCGGAGGTGGTGCCGCTGCAACAGACCCTGTCCCAGGCGCTGCCTGCCCTCCAGGGGCTCCCAGCGGCCCTCGGCGCCGACGGACCTCGCCGCTACCTGCTCTTCGTGCTCAACCAGGCCGAGCTGCGTCCCACCGGGGGTGCGCCGCTGTCCGTGGCGGTGCTGGAGTTCGACGACGGCGCCTTGACCATCCCCAAGAAGGGGTCCCTCGCCGACTACTACGACCTGGAGAAGGCGGTGTGGACACGGGTCGCTCGGGCGCCCTTCGCCCCACCGCAAGGCGCCCCTGACCGGCTCACCAACGCCAACACCAACCCCAACTGGTCCATCTCCGGCGAGGAGCTGGCGCGCGCGGCCCGCAAGTTCGACTTCGGGGACGTGGACGGGGTGATCGCGATCGACCTGACTGCCGCCGGCGCTGTCCTGGATGCCACCGGCCCTCTGCAGTCCGACTTCTACGGCGAGGTCACGGGGGCGAACCTCGGAGAGAAGCTCCTCGTCGATGCCTACCGGGACTTCGGGAACGACGGGCGCTTCGCCCGGCGCGAGCTCAACAACCAGCTGATCGAGGCCATGGTGTCCCGGCTGCTCGCCGGGGACCAGGTCCTCTCCGTCGGGCGGGCGCTGCTCGGGACGGCCTCCGGCAAGCACGTGCAGGTGTACCTGCGCGACCCGGCGCTGTCGGCGACGCTGGCCGGGACCGACCTGTCCGGGGACCTGCGCTACGACGGCGGCGACCGGATCGCGGCGTATTCGTCGAACACCAACGCCAGCAAGGCTGACGTCTTCCAGCAGCGCGAGATCGACCAGGTCGTGCGGCTGCGGCCCGACGGAGGCGCCGAGGTGGAACGAACGGTCAGGGTGACCAACCAGGCACCCGCGGACGTGCCCAACCCCGACGACCCGTACCAGAACCCGTCGGT contains:
- a CDS encoding sulfotransferase; this translates as MTGGSAYGGATHSGSAQVLVDHGPVRPIFVGGTGRSGTTVLGRLLGQHRDVALCIPRELKFLADRGGVVDAYRASVPAGRPLSRAELDRRARTVVRRLRDRGDMPVGSPEMVARRLETDWFKRSGPQGESRGLQRSVTLAEVRSAGAAYLKTFDDDPRGASRSLTARIVDPMAEREGKHRWVDTTPTNVIKADGLEALFPDLSLVHIMRDGRDTAASIVTQTWGPDDLLSALRWWGERMREAHRGLSKASPGKVLVLQLEDLAARDREATLRRLLDFLGLEPDPAQKAWFDERLTPARSHAGRWRTGLTGAEQERVEAEYAAILARLDSLGAPRPV
- a CDS encoding nucleoside triphosphate pyrophosphatase: MSAARLVLASASPARLRLLRDAGVSPVVRVSSVDEPALLASLPAAVRDDPVEHCRTLARAKALDVASVLAADDSYRDCFVVGCDSVLDVAGVPYGKPADAAEALWRWENQLSGRSAVLRTGHAVVRLSDGVAVDAVESTVVHFASPSAAEVAAYVATGEPVKVAGAFTLDGLAAPFVRGVEGDPSNVVGLSLPRLRLLLADLGLRWPELWHSFPAPAGRGAEDADPPS
- a CDS encoding DUF4012 domain-containing protein encodes the protein MPPQDENAPEAASRAGSRPRSRRRVWWALGLVAALLLAAAGWFGWGLAGSARTIQQAAGQARSDIAAAQQSLEDGDYQAAAEAAASADAAVATAREAADAPQVRLLAALPVVGQPARDLDHLIAAAEELSTGAADVVDAYGQASGQADGATPVFTDGRVDLPRLEDLIGSVESAQSRLITAEDQLRQVEATFPGTVVLAEARDEALAEVVPLQQTLSQALPALQGLPAALGADGPRRYLLFVLNQAELRPTGGAPLSVAVLEFDDGALTIPKKGSLADYYDLEKAVWTRVARAPFAPPQGAPDRLTNANTNPNWSISGEELARAARKFDFGDVDGVIAIDLTAAGAVLDATGPLQSDFYGEVTGANLGEKLLVDAYRDFGNDGRFARRELNNQLIEAMVSRLLAGDQVLSVGRALLGTASGKHVQVYLRDPALSATLAGTDLSGDLRYDGGDRIAAYSSNTNASKADVFQQREIDQVVRLRPDGGAEVERTVRVTNQAPADVPNPDDPYQNPSVSASWFFYLPTDAEVIEARGPRGLPTTSFGDGNGGRLLRAAADLDPGETGTFTIRYSLPAGTFGTGDALTYVAVAEPQAVWETPTLTLTVEAPDGYLADLDTARPEGWTPKEPGTAVLGLDLDARTEISLTVRRPT